In Verrucomicrobiota bacterium, the sequence CGGCGGCGGAAGCGGCGGAAGGTGGCGGAGGCAAATTCTGTTCGCACGGCAATACGCGAGTTGGTAGGCTTCCCACATGAGTTACCTGACGCTGGAAGTTCAGATTGACCACGGCAGAGTTTTGCCCAAGGAACCGGGGAAGCTTCCTGAAACTGGCAGTGGTTTATTGACAATCCTTGAGTCGGCTCCTACGGAAACGTCGTCGATGACGCCTTTGGAGGCGTTCAGAGAGCTTCAGCGCCAACTGCAACTCACGCCAGAAAAGGCACAAGTTTGGAAGGCGACCATTCGTGAAGCTCGCCGCTGAGACGCGGTTCATGGTCCATCTGGATTCGAATTATCTCGTGGATGCCCTGGTGCCCGGTTCGTCGGCGGAGGCCATGATCTTGAGCTGGCTTGCGGCAAGAGAAACTCTGGCAATGAGCGCCGTTGCTTGGGGAGAATTCCTTTTCGGGCCTCTCTCTTCATCCGCCGAGTCAGCCGCGCGACAGACCGTGACGACAATTGAATCCCTTCAGCAGGGAGATGGAGAACAGGCCGCAAAGCTATTCAACCAGACCGGACGTCGTTCCAGAATTTTTCAGGATTGTATGATCGCCGCCGCTGCAATTCGTTGCCGAGCGAGGCTGGCCACTTTGAATACGGCTGATTTTGTGCCCTTTGTCCCGTACGGCTTGACCATCGCCTGAGCGTCTTTCTGTGTCGTAAAGCCGAGCATCGAGGCTTTCAGCGCTACGGTGCCCAGGACTCCTTTACCCCACTACTCCAACACCCTGTACGGTTCCCACTCCTGCGAGCTTGTCATCTCGAACCGCTTTCCCGATTCTCCGCGCATGGACCTGGCCGCGAATCTGGAAATGGTGAACGCCCGCATCCGCGCAGCATGCAAACGGGCGCGGCGCGATCCGGCGTCGGTCACTTTACTGGCCGTGACGAAGGGCCAGCCGCCGGCTCGAGTCGAGGAAGCGGCCAACCTGGGCTTGGCGCTGTTTGGCGAGAATCGAGTCCAGGAGGCGAAGGCCAAGATTCCGCAGTGTTCGGGCCGGCTCCGCTGGCACATGATCGGCCATCTGCAATCGAATAAAAGCCGCGACGCCGTTCAACTCTTCGAGATGATCCACAGCGTCGATAGCGCCGGCCTCGCGCAGGAAATCGACAAATCGGGCGACAAGCTCGCAAAGACGATGCCCGTGTTGCTTGAAGTGAACGTGGCGGGCGAAGGCTCGAAATTTGGGTTCAAGCCGGATCAACTGCTCGCCGATCTCCCGGCCCTGAACAAGCTGCGCCGCGTGGAAATCCACGGTTTGATGACCATGGCGCCCTGGTCGCCCGAACCGGAAAAGGTCCGGCCCGTTTTCCGGCGCCTGCGAGAATTGAAGGAAGCTTGCGAAAAAGCTCTGGGCGCGCCGCTCGCTCATTTGAGCATGGGCATGAGCGGCGATTTCGAGGTGGCGATCGAAGAAGGCGCAACCCTCGTGCGGCTCGGCACGATCCTGTTCGGCCCGCGCAATTCGGCCAAGCCCGCTACAGGGTGACGGCCAATAGCCGATTCAAGTCCACGTGATGAGATGGCCATGGTCTGGTCAGATGCATTAACCTGGTAATTGGTGTGAACCGCGGATTTCGCGGATGCACGAATTCAACGACCTGGAGATTGTGAAGGAACCAGAATGAAGAAACTGTTGACTGCAACAGGCTGGCGGGCGGGGTTCATCTACGGGCTGCTCGCCGTCGTTCTCGTTTATGCCGACGTGCCTCTCGCCCTTCAGGCGTTCATTGTGATCGGAGTGACCGCCGTGGGAGCCGCCGCCGGTTATTTGATCGCGTTATTGGTTTGCTCCGGCGCGCCTGAAGAAGATCGTTGAATCCACCTGCCATGAACAAGAGAAACGTTACCTTGATCGCGATTCTGATTCTGCTGCTCGCGGCTGCGCTCGGCGTTTGGCTTCGTCGGCCAGTCCCGGCGATCATGCGCCTCAATCTGACCGGAACGCCCGGACTCAAGATTTCCGGCACCCTGGTCGCCGACGGGATTGCGCGAGAGTTCAGCGACGTGCTGCCCACGAATGTGACGGTCGAGGCTCGAATGTTTGAATAGACGTCATCGCGGTTGATGTGCAAGCGGCCATGCTGGCCAAGGTTCAAAAGCGCGTCGTGCGAGCCGGCGTGCAAGATCGCGTCGAACTGCATCAATGCGAACCCGATACCATCGCGCTGCCAACCCGCGTCGATTTCGTTCCGGCGTTCTGGATTCCATGAAGTTCCGGGTGTTGCGGCGCTCTTCGCAGAGATGCACGAAGCCCTGAATCCCAATGGCAAGCTCCTTTTGGTCGAACCCAAGCTCCACGTTCGCCCCAGATATTTCGAGCGCGAAGTGAACGCCGCGTTGCAGGCAAACTTCAAACTGATCGAACGCCCCTCCGTCCGTTTGAGTCACGCGGCGCTGTTTGTTTGTTCTACACCAGCTTCACCACCGGATGATCGCGAAAGGCCACTTGGCCGGTTTTCAAGTCCCGGGCCGTGATGAGCAGGCGTTTGTGGGCGTCGATTCCAAATTCCACCGCGAATCTGGGTTCGCCTTGCTGGGCGGGCGGCTTGGCGCGCAAGAACGTCGGTGATTGCTCGTTGATCCAGAAATAACTCCGGCGCTCTTCTTCGTCCGGCGTCACTTCCATCACGCGCGCCGCGCCGCCGGGATCGAAAACCAGTTCCACCACCGGTTCGCTGCCGCGCGCATGGCGTTCGCCGAGTTCGAAGATCGCGATGCCCAGCTCGGTTTGGCCGCTGTAGGACGCTTTAACGCTCAGGCGCGCAATCGCATCTCGGGTCGGGTAAGGCGTGCCGCGCTTGACGATGACGCGGTAATCGTAGTCGCCTTTTTGAGGGTTGGACCAACGAATCGCGTAATCGTGCTGAATGTGATCGTAAAAATCGACGCCAGCCACAAAGGCGGCCGCCCCGCGCGCCACAGCGTCGAGCGGACGCTCCAGCCGAACCAGTTCCTTCCCGAAAATCCGCTGCACAGTCTTTTGCACCGAGGGGATCAAACTGCTGCCGCCAACCATGAGCACCGATTTGACCTGGCCTTCGCCGTAGCCGCGATCGCGCGCCGCATTCAGGGCGCGTCGGATCGTCTGATCGATTTGACTGAAGACTTCATGCCGGTCCAGCAGCTCCTCGAACCGCTGCCGGCTCACTTCGGCGGAAATTTCTGCGCCGCCCGCCCGGTTTGCCGCCTTTACGACTGCCTGCTCGTGCGTCGAAAGTTTCTCTTTGGCAGCGCGGCAGGCGGCCAGCAACTCCGCGCTCGCACGCCGGACATCGTCATCGGAGTCGAGCCGATTGTTCTGCCGGAGCACTTCCTGAAAGAGCCACGTGTCGATGGTGCTGCCGCCGAGTTCCCGGCCCGCTTTGCCCAGAACCCGGCAGCGGCGGCCGGATTCGGACTTGTCCTCCTCCTCGACCAGCGCGACCGCCACGTCGAGCGTGCCGCCGCCAAAGTCGAAGATCAAATACAGGTGGCCCGGCTGAATGTGAGTTCCGTACCCCAGCGCAGCTGCGGAAGGCTCGTCAATCAGCCGAAAGCGGGGAAGTCCCGCCGATTCCACCGTGCGCGTTAGCCAATCCACGTAATGTTCGTAAGCTTCGACCGGAACGGTCAGCGCGACCTCTTCGTCGCGGACGTTCAATTCTTCGGCGGCGAACATGATGACCGCCGATAAAAAATCCTTTCCCGCGTCGAAGTGCGAAACCGGTTTCCCTCCGAGTCGCCGGGCCACGGGGCTGCGGTTGGCAATGTAACGTTTGATCAAACTGAACGTGCGCTCGGAAGCGGCGAGATTCTTCTGGCAGACCTGTTCGCCAATCCAGCGCCGGCCATCTTCCGCATAGTGAATTAGAGTCGGGATGATCGAAATGGATTCAGCGCCGGGACTCGTCGAGGAATTCTCGGCGGCGCCGATCACACAAACCCGGCCAAAGTCCGGCACGTGCACCGGGACGCCTTCGCGCCGCGCCTCGTCCCAGACGGCGACGACGGTATTGGACGTCCCGAAATCAATGCCCAAGCGGCCAGCCATGGTTGGCAAAATAATGCATATGAAATCCGACTCCGAATATCGAATTCCGAAACAAATTCCAATGACCAAAACCGGTGTGCGTCAGATACTTCCCCTGAACCCGGTAGGGCGAGCCTGTCCCCAGCGAGCCGAGTCGGACGTGTTCCACGCACGTCGAGCGGCTCGCCGGGACGGACTCGCCCTACCAGGTTCAGGGGCCGTATGCATGCATGCCAATTCTCCAGGCACCCTTTCGCCACGGCCACGCCATCGCCGAAGTTCACTTTCAGGATTCTGGGATTTCGGAGATTCAGCCGTTGGGGGCCGTCCGGTTCGTTGGGTTCGGCGTCGGTGACCAGACAAACCTGCTCGTCGTCGCGGTCGATGGTTTGCCGGAGCAATCGGGCGGCTGGGCCCATGCGTGGCGGACTCGACGAGGGCCATGGGGTCGCCTATGGAGCAAAGGCCTCGGAACGCGGCTGGGCATTCCACACCTTCAACTCTCCGCGCTTTGTTCTGTCATACTCGCCGCCAGCCGAGGCCAGCCGTTTTCCGTCTGGACTAAACGCGACGGCTTTGACTCCGCCGACGTGTCCTTTCAGCGTGAGCATTTCCTGACCGGTCATGGCGTCCCAAAGCTTCACCGTCCGATCATCGCTCGCCGACGCCAGTCGCTTCCCGTCCGGGCTAAACATCAATCCACGGACCTCGTAGGCGTGCCCTTCCAACGTCAGGATTTCCTCGCCTGTCATGGCATCCCAAATCTTCAGGGTCTTATCAAAAGAAGCCGAGGCCAGCCGTTTTCCATCCGGACTAAAGGCGACGCGATTGATCCCGTGAGTGTGCCCTTTCAGCGTGTCTGACGACGCCTCCCTGAATCGGGGTCACATCTCACAATTCAACAATTCAAGAACCTGTTTCATTCGGGCGTTCTCCGCGCAAGGGGCCTGTGGACCGTGGCAGGCCACCCTCATTTGGACACCATTTGGACCTTCCCAAAGGGAGGTTGAACAGTATCTTTGTTCATATGAACGAGCGGATTTCGATTCATCCGAAGATTTGCCACGGGCAAGCGTGCGTTGCCGGCACCCGCATCCCCGTGCACCAGATCGTTCGTATGTTTGCACACGGCGATACAATCGAAGGGCTTCTCCGAGCATATCCTTCTCTCACACGGGACGACGTTTTGGCTTGTTTGGATTATGCCGCCTCGCTTGCTGAGGAGCAGGTGACACCGCTGGATGACTTGGTGCTGACCAAGTGAAAATCTTCGTGGACGAGAACATCCCGGCCGTCACCGCCGATGCACTTCGCGCTGCGGGCCATGACGTATGAGACATTCGCGGCACTTCGCGACAGGGAATCTTCGATGACGAGCTTTGGTGGCTTGCTCAAGCCGAGGGACGCATGCTCATCACGACGGACAAGGGATTTGCAGAGCACCGCGATGAGCGGCATCACGCGATCTTGATAGCGCGATTGCGCCAACCAAACGAGGAGCGGATTCACGCCAGAGTCATGACAGCATTCCAGCAGTTTTCTGCTGAGGACTGGCCGAGATTCCTCGTCGTGATGCGCGATGTGGTGCAGAGCACCTACCGAGCACCGTGACGATGCCGCCGAACAGCCATATCTTTTACCGCAGCCATCTCCCGCGCCGTTTGCTCCCACGAGAGCTTCTTCCTTCTTCCGGCCAGCCTTGGGCTTGACCCGAGCCAACGCACCTCCTCTCCCAGCCCACTCCTCCCTTTGGGAAGAGAGGGAGAAGACTTCGTTGACCGACAGTTTTAATCACCCAGTTGCCTGGGCGGAAGGCAATCAATGCTTTGGTTGGGACGCGCGGAGGAGAGCTTCCGCCTGGCCCAGCGTGCGCCAGGCATAGGCGTAGCTGCGCTGGTCGAGATAGGTTTTGAGATCGGCGAATAGCGCGAACAGGCTGGAGATTTCCTGGGGCGTCAGTCGATTGGGCAGCGCCAGAAGTGATTCGAAAGCGCGATAGGCTTTTGCCGCGCGCGGCCTCAGGCCGGCGTCACGGACCCCTTCGCGGTCGAGCCATTGCACGACTCGGCCGATCCAGAAACCCGCCAGCACGACGCCGATTGCGCTCAACATGCCGGTCAGGATGGCTCCCATTTTCACCGAGATTCGATACTCGGCTGCGGTGAAGACAAAGAGCCCCGGCACGGGCACAATGAAAAACCAGACCAAAACCAGCAGCGCGAGCACGAAGGCGCGCTTGAACTCCGAGATCGCGCGGCTCTGGAATGAAAAATCCTGTGGCAGATCCTGAACCGGTTCGCGCAAGGCGGCGCCGAGCTTCTCCTGAGCCCAATGCAAGAGAGCGGAGCGCTTTTCGAGCGGAACGTTCGCGCGTTCCAGGCTCGCGGCAATTTGCGCCGGATTGTTCCCGGCAATTTGGAGGATCTCCCTGGCGAGCTTTTGGGCCGCCTTGCCTTCTATCCCGGAAGCGACCAGGAGACGCTCGGCTTCCTGAGCCAGCTTGCCGAGCTCCCTTCGGAATCGAAGATATTTCGCGCCCTGGACGAGCACCGCAGCCAACAGCGTGAGACCGAGTGTCGAACCGAGCCAGGCCAGCGCGCCGCCGTTCCCGATCAGAATGGAAATGATCGTGTAAAACAGGAAGGCTGCCAGCCAGGCCAGTGTTTTGGGAATGACAATCCAATTTCCCATCGGTTTCCCGAGGGCCGGCCTCAGAATGAACGGCCCGGCCACCAAACTCACGCTGAAGAGCAGCGAAGGCAGGAGCAACAGGACGTTGAGCATGTCCAGATTCGAGAGCGCGAAGAGATTCAGCACCACCGAGGGCAAGCCGACGAACCAGACGACCGTTTTCAGATTGATGAAGTGCGGGTAAGTGTCGAGCGGGCGGTCTTCGCGGGGCCCGACCCACGCGCGGAACGCCATGTTCACGCTTTTGGCATCGGCGGGCGCCGCGCCGGAAAGCACAAACTCCAGCGATTGGCGCACGCACTGGCCGAGCGCGTGCAGCACCAACTGCGGCCCGAACAGCACGATGTCGCGCACGCGCGAGTAGAGCCAGCGGTTGAGGCCGACGATGAATCCGCCGCACAGAAACCCCAGCGCGATGAATCCCGGGGCGAAGGCCTGAAGCCCCGGCGCGAAATAGGCCGCAAGCCCGGCCGCTCCTGCGACGAGCAACGCGGGGACGCGATAGAATACGCCGCTCTCCAGATACGTGTTCAGCCCGTGCAACGTCAGGACCTGATTCATCAGAAATCCAAAATTCCAGAGGACGACCAGGATTTGCACGAACGGCGCGAGGTCGAGCAGGATCGCCAGCGGCATGAGGAGAATGTTCAACAACGCAAACGGCGCCGTCAGAAAATTGCGCCCGCTGTTGGCGCGGATTTCTTTCGCGAACACGGAGGAAGAACCGAAATCGTTGATCCGTTGCATGATCGGGTCGTGCATCATTTGCAGGTAACCGCCCGACCACCGCGGGAAAGAAGCCAGCCATTCCGCGTGGCTCCAGGTCTCGCGAATCTTGTGCCAGAACGCGCGGGACAACAAAAACTTCACGCGCGCGCCAAAGGCCATCGCGTTGTGCGCCGTCTGCGACACCGCCCATGTGTCCTCGGAAATCCCGACCGCGTGCGGAGCGAATCCGATCAGGCCTTCGGCGCGCGCGGCGAAGGAGCACCCGCGTTGGATCCGCGACGTGATCGGCATTTTGGGCGTTTGCCAATCCACCATGGCCCGCTGTACGCGCCCATAAAAAACGGCCAGCAATTTCCCCAACCCGTGCCGACCGATTCGCTGGCCGTGCCGCCGAGCATCGACATGAGTCCCTTGAGGAACGACCGGTGGCCTTCCTCGACCAGTTGCGAACCCTGGCCGACGGGCGTGAGCGTGTTGGTGGTGCCCCGGCCCGGAATGACGATGATGACGTCCGGATCGGCCAGTGCGCGCGCGAGATCTTCCATCAGCGCGTCCAGGTCGTGAACGGTGGCGTTGCGATCGAGCAAGAGCATGGTCGTCAGTTTCAGCGACTCCTCGTAAATCAGATCCATGCCCGTGAGGCCGCCCGCCTTGAATCCGAAGGGCGTCCAGTTTTGGATGCTGTAGGCGCGGGCGCCCGGCGCCGCTTCGCTCAGCAAGCGCGCCAGTTTGTTGCGCTGGCCCAATTCGCCTTTGTCGTACGCCGTCTGGACCGGGCGATTGCTGTCATTGTTATCGTATTTGTTTTGGATCAGGTAAAAGACGGTGTTGGGCGCGAGACCTTCGCGGGCGAGCCGCAGGGCGATATCGACGAGATTCACGGCGGTGTCCTGCGCGTGGCCCGCCGAGGACATCATGGTCACGAGCCAGCGCCGGATATGCCAGGCGTGAAGGATTTGCTGGCGCTGTTCCTGGTTTTGCACCACGAGATGAAGTCCCAGTTCGGGGCGGAAGCGCGGCGCTTCCTCCGCCAGGCAAACCTGGGAGGGATGCCAGAGAGTGACGTCGAATTTCTTTTCCAGTTCGTACAAGGCGCTAAACCAGCCCTCGAGCACGGCTGGATTCGGGCGTTGCGCCATGTCGTGGAGCAAACCGATGGCGTCGGACGCCAGTCGATCGCGCAACAGATTCCAGCGGTCCATGAGCAAGGCCGGCGTCAGTTTCTGGTAAGACAGATCGTCGCCGCCCATATAGACAACGCCCAGCGCCTGAACCGATGTCTTGACCGCGGATTTCGCGGATTTCGCGGATGCAGAAGTGGTCCTATCCGTGTGATCCGTGTCATCGGTGGTTGAATCAGGTTCGTGGGGAGGGAATGCTGGGGCTCGCGCATCGATCAATCGGGCACGGCGGAGCGCGGCGAGAATTGAGCTTTCAAACCCGGCCAGGAGAATGCCTCCGCAGAGGATCGGATAACTCCAATACGAATAGGCATTCGCGTCCACGTTCAGCACCGGCGAAAACAACGCGAAAACGGCGTAACCCAGCGCGAGCAAACCCAGGCTGGCCTTGATCGGAAACGCCGCCAACGCGGAAGCGATCCCGGTGAACAACACAAACAGCCCGTAACGCAGAAGATACATGGTGTTCCAGAACAGCAGGCTCCCCAGAAAAAGTTTCCAGTTGGACGCCAGGAGATACGTGTCGGTGAACCACAACGAGAGAATCTCCTGGCACAGATAGCCGCCGACGAAAAAGAAGACCGCCGCGAGAACGAAGTAGAACACCACCGCCTGTATCATGCCCCAGAAACCGCCCGACGGCACGGACGGCTGCGTGTGATATTTGATCGAGAGCCAAAGCGGCGACGCGGGCGTGGTCGCCGTCAGATTCAGCCGGTTGAGAAACTGGGTGAAGGGGGACGCTGCAGGAGGCCTTGTGACGCGGTCTTGCAGGTATTTGCTGAGCAGCGTTGCGGCCAGAGGCAGGATGATCGCGAGCACTTCCGCGAAGGCGAGCATCGCGAGCAGTCCTTTGACCACGAGAAACGTGGCGAAACTCGGCGTCGGCTCGCGCAGCAGTTGCAGACCGAGAAAAGTGAACGCCACCGCGCGCAGTCCCCAGCTTGCCCATTGGTAAGGCTTCGGGTTCCACGCGCGGCCCGTTTTGATGCCCGGCATTGCGGAGTCGCGTTTGATGAAAAAGCTGGTGAGCGTGGCATCGAGCACGAACCGGGATTGCTCGCGCGAGAGGAGGCTGCCTTCAAATCGATAAACGCGGACGCCGTGGGCGGCGACCGCCGCCGCCAGGCTTCCCAACAACGGCAAGGCCCAGACCAGGGAAACCGGGTTGAGCGCGAAACCGCTGATCACCGACCAGAGATAAGGCACGATCGCGCTGTCGCCGATGCGTTGATTGTACCAGACCAGCGCGCCCAGGCCCATCAAGAGGAAATGGGGCAGCATCTTCGCAAACTCGATCAGGTACGGATGGACCGGGTGCGGTTCCTCGCGGCGTTTGAACTCCTTGTATTTCTCCACGAATCCCACGAGGTGGGTAAAAGGAATTTTCAGCTTCAACGAAGCTTCGAGCATGACCTTGCTGAGCGTCATCCCGGGTTTCTGAATAATGAGCAGGTCCATCGCCGAAGGATTCGCGGGAAAGTTGAAGAGCTTCCGCGCGTCGAAGCCCTGGCTGCGCTGCCGGATGCCCAGCGCCTGGAGCAATTGGGAAATCTGGCCGTAGCAATTGGCCTTGTCCTGATGCGTGACCAGATTGCTGTAAGTCTTCATCAGGGTGAGGAATCCCCAATAATGTTCGGACAAATACATCACCAGGCGCGACCAGATGTGGTTGCTGTCTTCGTTCTCTTCGAGGACTTCCTTCTTCGAGAACCCGTCCTTGGCGCCGGCTTTGATCACCCAGCGCATGTAAAGGCCCACCACGCTGGCGAACTCGTCCAGGCCATTGAGCCATTCGTCCGTGTCGTCTTCCGCCAGGCGCGCATCGTCCTCGTCCCAGCCGTTTTCCTGGCGGCGCCATTCGAGGACCAGCTTGTAGATGGCGCGCAGTCGCATGAGGAAGTTCTGCTCGACCGTGGCGTTGGAGAAGCGCGTTCTCTCGGCGTTCCCCGGGCTTTGCGCGCCCAGGACGCGTTTCGCCCAGCGTTCTTCGGCCCGTTGCATGACCGAATCCGGCACCAGTTGGCTGACCAGAAATTGATCGGCGGCGGCCGCTCCGGATTTCTTCTGTCCGCGGAGGCTGCGGAACAGCCACCAAAAAAATGCGGTTGATAAAATGAACCCGTAAAACGCGGCCGCGATGAGAACGAAGACGGTCAAATCATCGAGCGCCAGCCCGCCGTTTTGCGGTTCGCCGTGTTGGCCGAGCCCAATTCGGTTCCCGCCGCGGCGCGCCGCCTCATTGGGGGAGGGAAGCGCGGCTGCGGCGAGATTCTGTCCGGCGCCCAGAATCTCGCTTTCGACACTGTAGGCCGGCGGCCAGGACTGGAGATTGGTCCGGGGATAGAGGAAGAATCCTTGCCCGGACGGCAAGGGCAAAGTCGAAGGCGCGTCTGTTCTGAAGCTGGGGAAACGTTCGGCCGTTCGGAGCGCGCTGAGTTGGCCGCTGGCAAAAGCGGCGGCCTGTTCGTGCCCGATCAGCCCGGCCACGCGCGAAAACTTGGCTGTCAATGCAGAGGAAATGACCGGCGGCCGCAGCGCCGGCAGGCTGAAATCGATTCCCCAGTTCCGGCCCACCTGGACGCCATGAACGCGCGCCAGATTCTCCAGCCAACGCTGCGTTTTCTCCGGAGGAACGCCCATCCGATGGGCCGCCTCCAGAAACGCGAGCCAATCCTCCGCCGCGCTCGCACGCTCGACTCCGAAATCCGTCGTTCCTTCGTTGATGTCCTGAATCTCGAACACGTCCTGAGGCACGACGCCGCTTCGTTCGACCTGCGCCAGGATATGTTTTCTGAGCCAGGCTTCCTGCTCAGCGAGCGCGGCGGTGATCTTCGATTGCCAGATGAGTGAGGTGGGAATCAGATAAGGCCAGAGCGCGGCGGGAATCGGACCTGATTTCGGTGGCGGATATTTCGTCACTTGCAACTTCAACAATTCCAATCCGAGCTTGCGCCGGTCCACTTCGATTGCCGGCGCCTGCGCCGAGGCATTGGTGTTCCAGGGAAGGGGGCGCGCCGGGAGAATGGCTTCCGCCAGGAAAGGCAGCTTGTCGATGTCGCGCGCCTGGATGTGGGCGTGATGGAAATGAGAATAATGGTAACGGCTGGAAGGCTCGCTCGTTGGCCGTGGCGCCGAAAGCCATTGCGCCGCCTGTTCGCCTCCCTGTTTGAACAGGTTCGCCCCGATCCGATTGTTCAAGGTCGCAAGCGTCTGCGCCAGAAGGCCGCTCCCCTTCGCGTAGCGGACGGTGACGCGGTAATCGTATCCGTAATGAACGCGACTCGCCGCGATTTCGTCATCGAGGATTTTGGCGTCGAACACTTCGAGCTTCGGCAGCGCGAAGCCCTGTGCCACGGTGAAGACGTAGGAGGCGCCTCCATCTTTGAGCAGTTTGTAGTGCTCAACGAATCGGCCGGTGTCGGGCGACACCGCATAGAGCGGACGGGGAGCGTCTGCGTTGGCGTAGTCCACCACGATCAGATTCCGATATTCCGAGCCGCGCACCGGCTCGCGCGTCACAGCCACTGGCGAACCACCGGACTCGACGACCGCATTCAGGCCGTAACCGGCGTATGGCTTCCCCGGCTTCGGCAGCGTGTCACTCCAGGCGAATTGCGTGAATCCTCCGGTAATGGCCTCTTCCCGATGCGTGGCGGGAAGATAGTCGTGATCCGGAACGAATTC encodes:
- a CDS encoding DUF433 domain-containing protein — its product is MNERISIHPKICHGQACVAGTRIPVHQIVRMFAHGDTIEGLLRAYPSLTRDDVLACLDYAASLAEEQVTPLDDLVLTK
- a CDS encoding YggS family pyridoxal phosphate-dependent enzyme, encoding MDLAANLEMVNARIRAACKRARRDPASVTLLAVTKGQPPARVEEAANLGLALFGENRVQEAKAKIPQCSGRLRWHMIGHLQSNKSRDAVQLFEMIHSVDSAGLAQEIDKSGDKLAKTMPVLLEVNVAGEGSKFGFKPDQLLADLPALNKLRRVEIHGLMTMAPWSPEPEKVRPVFRRLRELKEACEKALGAPLAHLSMGMSGDFEVAIEEGATLVRLGTILFGPRNSAKPATG
- a CDS encoding Hsp70 family protein; this encodes MAGRLGIDFGTSNTVVAVWDEARREGVPVHVPDFGRVCVIGAAENSSTSPGAESISIIPTLIHYAEDGRRWIGEQVCQKNLAASERTFSLIKRYIANRSPVARRLGGKPVSHFDAGKDFLSAVIMFAAEELNVRDEEVALTVPVEAYEHYVDWLTRTVESAGLPRFRLIDEPSAAALGYGTHIQPGHLYLIFDFGGGTLDVAVALVEEEDKSESGRRCRVLGKAGRELGGSTIDTWLFQEVLRQNNRLDSDDDVRRASAELLAACRAAKEKLSTHEQAVVKAANRAGGAEISAEVSRQRFEELLDRHEVFSQIDQTIRRALNAARDRGYGEGQVKSVLMVGGSSLIPSVQKTVQRIFGKELVRLERPLDAVARGAAAFVAGVDFYDHIQHDYAIRWSNPQKGDYDYRVIVKRGTPYPTRDAIARLSVKASYSGQTELGIAIFELGERHARGSEPVVELVFDPGGAARVMEVTPDEEERRSYFWINEQSPTFLRAKPPAQQGEPRFAVEFGIDAHKRLLITARDLKTGQVAFRDHPVVKLV
- a CDS encoding WD40 repeat domain-containing protein, which produces MKGHTHGINRVAFSPDGKRLASASFDKTLKIWDAMTGEEILTLEGHAYEVRGLMFSPDGKRLASASDDRTVKLWDAMTGQEMLTLKGHVGGVKAVAFSPDGKRLASAGGEYDRTKRGELKVWNAQPRSEAFAP
- a CDS encoding acyltransferase; the protein is MTVGSENAAGELPFWSLHPSHVKWLPNKVFPKRAVVADAPDSLRPSNRILAVCVPELAAKGLNVRRLNSIALQITTDRETSVSFSPVYRLAHDGEFVPDHDYLPATHREEAITGGFTQFAWSDTLPKPGKPYAGYGLNAVVESGGSPVAVTREPVRGSEYRNLIVVDYANADAPRPLYAVSPDTGRFVEHYKLLKDGGASYVFTVAQGFALPKLEVFDAKILDDEIAASRVHYGYDYRVTVRYAKGSGLLAQTLATLNNRIGANLFKQGGEQAAQWLSAPRPTSEPSSRYHYSHFHHAHIQARDIDKLPFLAEAILPARPLPWNTNASAQAPAIEVDRRKLGLELLKLQVTKYPPPKSGPIPAALWPYLIPTSLIWQSKITAALAEQEAWLRKHILAQVERSGVVPQDVFEIQDINEGTTDFGVERASAAEDWLAFLEAAHRMGVPPEKTQRWLENLARVHGVQVGRNWGIDFSLPALRPPVISSALTAKFSRVAGLIGHEQAAAFASGQLSALRTAERFPSFRTDAPSTLPLPSGQGFFLYPRTNLQSWPPAYSVESEILGAGQNLAAAALPSPNEAARRGGNRIGLGQHGEPQNGGLALDDLTVFVLIAAAFYGFILSTAFFWWLFRSLRGQKKSGAAAADQFLVSQLVPDSVMQRAEERWAKRVLGAQSPGNAERTRFSNATVEQNFLMRLRAIYKLVLEWRRQENGWDEDDARLAEDDTDEWLNGLDEFASVVGLYMRWVIKAGAKDGFSKKEVLEENEDSNHIWSRLVMYLSEHYWGFLTLMKTYSNLVTHQDKANCYGQISQLLQALGIRQRSQGFDARKLFNFPANPSAMDLLIIQKPGMTLSKVMLEASLKLKIPFTHLVGFVEKYKEFKRREEPHPVHPYLIEFAKMLPHFLLMGLGALVWYNQRIGDSAIVPYLWSVISGFALNPVSLVWALPLLGSLAAAVAAHGVRVYRFEGSLLSREQSRFVLDATLTSFFIKRDSAMPGIKTGRAWNPKPYQWASWGLRAVAFTFLGLQLLREPTPSFATFLVVKGLLAMLAFAEVLAIILPLAATLLSKYLQDRVTRPPAASPFTQFLNRLNLTATTPASPLWLSIKYHTQPSVPSGGFWGMIQAVVFYFVLAAVFFFVGGYLCQEILSLWFTDTYLLASNWKLFLGSLLFWNTMYLLRYGLFVLFTGIASALAAFPIKASLGLLALGYAVFALFSPVLNVDANAYSYWSYPILCGGILLAGFESSILAALRRARLIDARAPAFPPHEPDSTTDDTDHTDRTTSASAKSAKSAVKTSVQALGVVYMGGDDLSYQKLTPALLMDRWNLLRDRLASDAIGLLHDMAQRPNPAVLEGWFSALYELEKKFDVTLWHPSQVCLAEEAPRFRPELGLHLVVQNQEQRQQILHAWHIRRWLVTMMSSAGHAQDTAVNLVDIALRLAREGLAPNTVFYLIQNKYDNNDSNRPVQTAYDKGELGQRNKLARLLSEAAPGARAYSIQNWTPFGFKAGGLTGMDLIYEESLKLTTMLLLDRNATVHDLDALMEDLARALADPDVIIVIPGRGTTNTLTPVGQGSQLVEEGHRSFLKGLMSMLGGTASESVGTGWGNCWPFFMGAYSGPWWIGKRPKCRSRRGSNAGAPSPRAPKA
- a CDS encoding PIN domain-containing protein, whose protein sequence is MKLAAETRFMVHLDSNYLVDALVPGSSAEAMILSWLAARETLAMSAVAWGEFLFGPLSSSAESAARQTVTTIESLQQGDGEQAAKLFNQTGRRSRIFQDCMIAAAAIRCRARLATLNTADFVPFVPYGLTIA